A section of the Castanea sativa cultivar Marrone di Chiusa Pesio chromosome 12, ASM4071231v1 genome encodes:
- the LOC142621202 gene encoding mitogen-activated protein kinase kinase kinase 20-like, with protein sequence MGGIKRSREDYIAGGEVSLGYRAPSWSRGQLLGRGGFGSVFVAKLKKPCLGFPPIMAVKSENTTSGPSSLSIEQQFLQALKGCPNVIQYFGSDITTTSSGDIIHNVFLELASGSLADFIKKYGSGTGMPEVLVRNCTRSILIGLKQIHDRGFVHCDIKPHNVLLVPNGDGYVAKVADFGLAKRQNARDASGVRGTHLFFSPEMVRYGIQEAPSDIWALGCSVLMMLTGKPPWASTPKSELMSRIATESPTIPPHISKAAQNFLSCCFVRHPVKRLTATELLRHIFLLESDEGDEVYIQEKAKVSDEKSLEVKAKVSDEKSLEVKPQSQRCPSALPSFIPVPSSSSEEEEEDIPAAVKRTCYRQIHPVAIMGCQPPVTFTVRAN encoded by the coding sequence ATGGGAGGGATTAAGCGAAGCAGAGAGGACTACATTGCCGGTGGTGAGGTTTCTCTGGGTTACAGAGCACCGTCATGGAGCAGAGGCCAATTGCTTGGCCGTGGAGGGTTTGGTTCTGTTTTCGTTGCCAAACTGAAGAAACCCTGTTTGGGATTTCCTCCAATCATGGCTGTGAAATCAGAAAACACTACTTCTGGACCATCTTCACTCTCAATTGAACAACAGTTTCTTCAGGCTTTAAAAGGGTGTCCAAATGTAATTCAATACTTTGGATCAGACATCACAACCACCAGCTCTGGTGACATCATCCACAACGTTTTTCTTGAGCTTGCTTCAGGAAGCTTGGCAGATTTTATCAAGAAATATGGTTCTGGTACTGGAATGCCTGAGGTCCTAGTCAGGAATTGTACGCGGTCTATTTTGATTGGATTGAAGCAAATACATGACCGTGGGTTTGTACATTGTGATATCAAGCCTCACAATGTCCTGTTAGTACCTAATGGGGACGGTTATGTTGCTAAAGTTGCAGACTTTGGGTTGGCAAAGAGGCAGAATGCGAGAGATGCTAGTGGTGTCAGAGGCACACATTTGTTCTTTTCTCCTGAAATGGTGAGGTATGGAATTCAGGAAGCGCCTTCAGATATTTGGGCACTTGGGTGTAGTGTGCTGATGATGTTGACTGGAAAACCACCGTGGGCTTCTACCCCTAAATCCGAACTTATGTCTCGGATAGCTACTGAGTCACCAACGATTCCACCCCATATCTCAAAAGCAGCCCAGAACTTCTTGAGTTGCTGCTTTGTGAGGCATCCTGTGAAGAGGTTGACGGCTACAGAGCTATTGCGTCACATCTTTTTACTGGAATCAGATGAGGGTGATGAAGTATACATTCAAGAAAAGGCTAAAGTTTCAGATGAGAAGAGTCTTGAAGTAAAGGCTAAAGTTTCAGATGAGAAGAGTCTTGAAGTAAAGCCTCAATCGCAACGATGTCCTTCAGCTTTGCCGAGTTTTATACCTGTTCcttcttcatcatctgaagaggaagaagaggacATCCCTGCTGCAGTGAAGCGAACATGTTACAGACAGATCCATCCTGTGGCAATCATGGGTTGCCAACCTCCTGTCACTTTTACTGTTCGTGCGAATTGA